A window of Helicobacter pylori genomic DNA:
AGAAGGCGGTGCAGATGTGCAGAAGCAATTGGAAAAGCCAAAAGAGTATAAAGTAGTGAAGGGCGAGAAAAACGCTTGGTATCTGGGGATTAGCTATCAAGTCGGTCAGGCTTCCCAAACCGTTAAAAACCCCCCAAAAAGCAGTGAGTTTAACTACCCTAAATTCCCTGTGGGTAAAACCGATTATTTAGCCGTTATGCAAGGCTTGGGGCTTACTGTGGGTTATAAGCAGTTTTTTGGAGAAAAGCGTTGGTTTGGTGCACGCTATTATGGCTTTATGGATTATGGTCATGCCGTGTTTGGAGCGAATGCTTTGACTTCAGATAATGGCGGAGTGTGCGAGCTTCACGAACCGTGTGCGACCAAAGTAGGGACTATGGGCAATCTGTCTGACATGTTCACTTATGGTGTGGGTATTGACACTTTGTATAATGTCATCAATAAAGAAGATGCGAGTTTTGGGTTCTTTTTTGGAGCTCAAATTGCGGGTAACTCTTGGGGGAATACGACAGGGGCCTTTTTGGAAACCAAAAGCCCTTATAAGCACACCTCCTATAGCCTTGATCCGGCGATTTTCCAGTTCCTTTTTAATTTAGGGATTCGCACTCATATTGGTCGGCATCAAGAATTTGACTTTGGCGTGAAAATTCCTACCATTAATGTTTATTATTTTAATCATGGGAATTTGAGCTTTACCTACCGCCGTCAATACAGCCTTTATGTAGGGTATCGTTACAATTTCTAAGATTGGTTTTTTCTCTAATTGAATTTTCAATTAGAGTTTTCTTGTATAAGCCACCGCTTTCTTTTGAAACATTTTTAAAAGTTTTTTGAAAATTAGAATTAAAATCTTTTTGATCATGTTATGATAGTCCAAATTTTTAACAAGGATTAAGCATGTTGTATTCCTCTAAAATCCAATCCCTTTCAGAATCCACGACGATCGCTATTAGCATGCTCGCTAAAGAATTAAAATCGCAAGGAAAAGATATTTTAAGTTTTTCAGCGGGCGAGCCTGATTTTGACACCCCACAAGCGATTAAAGATGCGGCCATAAAAGCCCTAAATGACGGCTTTACCAAATACACTCCGGTAGCTGGAATCCCTGAATTACTCAAAGCGATCGCTTTTAAATTAAAAAAAGAAAACAACTTGGATTATGAACCAAGCGAAATTTTAGTGAGTAATGGCGCTAAGCAAAGCTTGTTTAATGCGATTCAAGCCTTAATTGAAGAGGGCGATGAGGTGATTATCCCTGTGCCTTTTTGGGTAACTTACCCTGAGCTTGTGAAATACAGTGGGGGGGTGAGCAAATTCATTCAAACCGATGAAAAAAGCCATTTTAAAATCACCCCTAAACAGCTCAAAGACGCCTTAAGCCCCAAAACGAAAATGCTCATTCTCACCACTCCGTCAAACCCTACCGGTATGCTTTATAGTAGGGCGGAATTAGAGGCCTTAAGCGAAGTTTTAAAAGAGACTCAAATTTGGGTGCTTAGCGATGAAATTTATGAAAAACTTATTTATAAAGGCGAGTTTGTTTCTTGTGCGGCGGTGAATGAAGAGATGAAAAAGCGCACCATTACCATTAATGGTTTGAGCAAGTCAGTGGCGATGACAGGCTGGCGGATAGGCTATGCGGCGAGCAAGGATAAAAAATTAGTCAAATTGATGAATAACTTGCAAAGCCAATGCACTTCCAATATCAATTCCATCACGCAAATGGCTTCCATTGTGGCGCTTGAAGGGTTAGTGGATAAAGAAATTGAAACGATGCGTCAGGCTTTTGAAAAGCGTTGCAATTTAGCCCACGCAAAAATCAATACGATTGAAGGGTTGAATGCTTTAAAACCTGATGGGGCGTTTTATCTTTTTATCCATATCGGTAGCCTTTGTGGGGGGGATTCAATGCAGTTTTGCCATGAGTTATTGGAAAAAGAAGGCGTGGCGTTAGTGCCTGGAAAGGCTTTTGGTTTAGAAGGTTATGTCCGCTTGTCTTTTGCTTGCTCAGAAGAACAGATTGAAAAGGGGATCGAACGCATCGCTCGCTTTGTCAAATCAAAGGGATAAAAATTTGTATTAAAAAGGGGGGGATTTAATGCGGCATAGTGGTATAATATGGTTTGATTTAAAAGTTTGAAAAGTGCAGTTTTCATAACTAAAATAAATTAAGGAATGACTAAAATTGTTTTTACCATTTGGGAATGGTTTTGGTTTTGGTGTTAGAATTAGTTTCTTAGGCTATTTTCTTTTTAGCAAATAAAGTAAAGGGAGTGTGCTAAATGTTGTTAAATTATGATTTTTTAGAATTTGAAAATGATAAAAAAGTTAGAGTGATAGACGATAAGTTGCATGTAAATATTTTAGATTTTTTTGGCATTGGCGACAAAGACGATAAGATTTTTCTTGGCGATGAAATCTCTAATATTAAGGACAACCCTACTGAGGCTTATGTTGCTGAAATTTATGCAATTGAGGGCGCTAAGCTTAATAGAGTGTATGAGAAGATTAGGAGCGGACTACCTTTTGGGATTATCTCAGCGTTTAGACCTTTTAAAGGAGCTTTTACATTGGTTATATTCAAGTGATTGGTTATTGGAAAGAAAAGGTAGAAAACGATCTTTTGCCTAACAAAGAAATAAGTTTTTTTGTATTTCAAAACGAGCCAAGCAAGACATTCAATTTAAGGAATTATTTGTTGCTATTGGCAAGATTGTTTAATCAAGAGGTGATCTGCTATTGTGAAAACGCTATTCATAATAAAGAAAACGCTTATAGGGTGGAATTGGTGAGTGCCTTATCTAGTGATTTTAATAAGGTGTGGACTAAATTCCCAGACATTATATTCTCAGTGCCTAGTCAATTACCGCAATCTCTCACACACTTAAAAAATAAGATAGCTACATTCTTTTCAAAACAGCCTAGTGGCAATTGCGGTATGAGTTTTAAAGAAATTGATAAGGTTCAAATAAAAGTAACATGCATGCCTAAGATTGTTACTGGGACATTTGAAGATGACATAAAATTATCTATTAAGCGTAACCAGTGGCGTGGTTATCCTAAAGTTTTTGATATTGAAAAAATAGAGAGCATAGAAAGAGAAGTTATTGAAGAAAGAGAAAAACATAAAATAGGTTCAGCACAGAACCTTAAAATCAATAAAATTGCTGATGATTTAAAACAAGGTGAGGTAGTTAGTCATAAACTTATTGCGAACGTGCTTATAACGCAAAAAGCACCCAGCGATACGCCGCATGATGACGATTTAGATCAGTTTAAAACCCCTAAATGAAACACCCCCTAGAAGAATTAAATGACCCAATAGAGAATCTTTTACTATGGATTGGGCGCTTTTTGCGTTACAAATGCACAAGCTTGTCTAATTCCCAAGTGAAAGACCAAAATAAGGTTTTTGAATGCTTGAATGAATTGAATCAAGCGTGCAATTTAGAGCGTTTAGAAAAAGTTTGCAAAAAAGCTCGCAGTGCTGGATTGCTGGGTATCAACACTTATGCACTGCCCCTACTCAAATTTTACGAATACGCTCAAAAGCTTTCTTTAAAATCGCTCAAAAATATAGACAAAGTCATGTTGGCTGAATTTTTGAGTATTTATACCGGAGGTTTGAGTTTAGCCACTAAGAAAAATTATAGGATTGCCCTACTAGGACTTTTTAGTTATATAGACAAGCAAAATCAAGATGAAAATGAAAAATCTTATATCTACAATATCACGCTTAAAAATATCAGCGGAGCGAATCAAAGCGCAGGCAACAAGCTCCCTACCCACTTAAATAGCGAAGAATTAGAAAAATTTTTAGAAAGCATTGATACCATAGAAATGTCCGCTAAAGTGCGCGCGAGAAACCGCCTACTCATTAAAATCATTGTTTTTACAGGCATGCGTTCTAATGAAGCCTTACAGCTTAAAATAAAGGATTTTACTTTAGAAAATGGCTGTTATACCATTTTGATTAAAGGTAAGGGCGATAAATACAGAGCGGTGATGCTCAAAGCTTTCCACATTGAAAGCCTTTTAAAGGAATGGCTCATAGAGAGGGAATTGTATCCTGTTAAAAATGATTTATTGTTTTGCAATCAAAAAGGCATGGCTTTAACGCAAGCGTATTTGTATAGGCAAGTGGAGCGAATCATCAATTTTGCAGGACTCAGGCGAGAGAAAAATGGGGCGCACATGTTAAGGCATTCTTTTGCAACCTTGCTCTATCAAAAACGCCATGACTTGATTTTAGTTCAAGAAGCTCTAGGGCATGCGAGCTTGAACACGAGCAGGATTTACACGCATTTTGACAAACAGCGTTTAGAAGAAGTGGCGAGTATTTGGGAAGAAAGTTAAAAAACACCCCCTACTCCCTTAAAAAATGATTTTTACCATAAAACAACTACAACCTCATTTTTAAAAAATTAAAAAGTTTTTAGCGTGTTGGTTTAAATTTTTACGCTCAAATTCTAACAGCCACTTTTTGACTTCTATGCCCCCATTATACCCCCCTAAAGCACCATTTTTACGCACCACTCTATGACAAGGCACGATCAAAGAAATAGGGTTATTGTGATTAGCGTTGCCAATAGCTCTATAAGATTTAGGGTTATTAATGAGTTTTGCGATTTCATCGTAACTTTTTGTTTTGCCATAAGGGATAGTTAATAGCACAGACCAAACTTGTTTTTGAAAAGGAGTGCCTATCAAATCTAAAGGAACATCAAATTCAAAAAGTTGTCCCAAGAAATAACGCTCCAAGGCTTGAACGCTGAGTTTTAATGGGGTATTCATAGAGATAGAAAAATTGGTCCTATCAAAATCCAATCTCAATAAATGGCTCTCATTAGCGCACAAATGCAAATACTTTAAAGGGAAACTCTTAGGGGTCTTAAAATAGCAGTGGTATAGATTCATCAATTAAAAAAAGAGTTTGTATAAAACAATCAATAGCGACAAACCATACACCCCTAAAATCAAAGCTTTATGCATTTTTTCATTCAAAAGCCCCATGATCCATTTAATCCCAATACTCACGCCCATAATAGAGCCTAAACCCACAATGGCCCCTGCTAATAACACTTCTTTATTGATGATGTGGTGATACATTAAAGAAAAAGCTCCCGAAATAGAAGAAAACAAAATAAAAAACAACCCCAATGCCACGCATTTTTTAGAGTCATACCCTAAAAAATAATGCATCAAAGGCACCATGAGCATCCCCCCACCAATGCCTAAAGTGATGGCAAAAAACCCTGTGAGCGCGCCAATTAAAAATAATTTTAAACCTTGCAAATGCTGGTGTTTGGTGTCTGCTACGGCATCTTTTTTTTTGGGTTTTAAGATAAATTGGATCATAGAGTACACGACTAAAAGAGCGAAAATAACCATCAAAATTTTACTGGAAACAATTTTTAAAATCAGTCCGCTAAAACTCGCTCCCACTAGCCCCCCTGCCCCTATCAACAAGCCTAAAGAAAAATCAAGCGACTTTTTTTTGAAATTCAACACAGAGCCCACGAACGATGAAAGCGCCATTTGCAAAATAGAAATGCCAATGGATTCTTCAAAAGAATGCCCGGTTGCGAGCATGATAGGGACAATGATCATTCCTCCGCCAATGCCAAAGATCCCTGATAGAATGCCCGTAAATAGCCCTATTGTTATGTATAACCCATAAATATCCATAAAAAACCTTTAAAGAAGTAAAACCCCCTCTAAAAGAAAATTAAAATAGCCCCATTCTAATCCAATACCAATAACTAAACCCCCCTAAAAAACGCTTTTAAAGTGGTACTTTTATTGGTCTGTTTTGTTCTTGCAACACAAAACATGCGAATCTTCATTGGGTTCGCTAAGAGAGAGGTTTCTTAATTCATAAGCCAATTTGATAGACGCCGTAGCTTCATCTAAACCAAACCCCTCTTGAGCTAAAATCTGTTTGTAGCTTTCTATATACAAATTATCAAAGCTCTGCGTGAGATTGACTTCTTCGCCCTCTAGGATCATTTTATGATAGACCTTTTCTTTAGCCACTCCCATGTGTTCTGGGTTGATGGAAAAAAACCATCTTATTTTAGCATGCTCTAAAAAGAGTATCCCACACACGCAATCAGGCTCTTCCCTATTGATGATTTTGTCTTTAACGCCTCCAAACAAATACAATAAAGTATCAAAAATATTCACTCCCATTTGAGTGGCTAGCCCCCCACTTTTATTCACATCCGCTCGCCATGAAGAAAAATACCACTTCCCTTGAACGCTGATATAAGTGAGCGTGATGTCAAAAACCTTGCTCGGGTTTTTTTCCAATTCGCTTTGAATTTTTTCTTTTAAAGCCAGCGTGTCGCAATGCAAGCGCAAAGGTAAAAGACTAAACACCCTTTTTTGGTATTTCACCTCTAAATCTTTCAATTCCTGTATTTCGCTAGGATCTAAAACTAAAGGTTTTTCACAAATCACATGCATGCCGTATTTTAACCCGAAACGGATATAATCAAAATGCGTGTGCGTGGGCGTGCAAACACTCAAATAGTTGATTTCTTTACCCATAGCCTTAGATTGCTCTAAATGCTTTTCAAAATCTTCAATATTCGTAAAAAACTCTGATTGCGGGAAATACTCATCTAAAACCCCCACACTATCATGAATATTAAAAGAGCAATCCAAAAAATGCCCTGTATCTCTAATAGCCTGTAAGTGTTTGGGAGCGATAAACCCCCCTGAACCAATCATAGCAAAAAGCATTCATCTTCCTTAAATCATTTTAAATCTCATTTTAGCAAAGATTAGCTTATTTAAGCTTATATTATTGGCAATTAAAACACTCCACCGAGCGATCCAACACGCTTTTTTCATCAATGCTAGGGCTTTCGCTGCGCAAATAATAAGTGGATTTTAACCCTAATTTCCAAGCGAGCGTGTAGATTTCATGCAAGGTTTTACCGCTGGCGTTTTCTATGCGTAAAAACACATTAATACTTTGGCCTTGATCGATCCATTTTTGGCGCACGGCTGCGGCTTTAATCAAATCTTTAGCGTCAATATCATAGGCTGATGTGTAAAAATTCCAAGTTTCTACGCTTAAATTAGGCACAACCACAGGAATTAGCCCGCTCAAATTTTCTTCAAACCACTTTTTCTTATAAATGGGTTCAATCGTTTGGGTTGTGCCCACTAAAATAGAAATAGAGCTAGTAGGAGCGATCGCCATTAAATAGCCATTACGCATGCCAAAAGTTTTGACTTTCTCTCTCAAACCCTGCCAATCGCAAGCGTAGTTAAAAAGCCCTTTTTCAGTGAGTTTTAAGGCTTCATTATTGGCTTTGTCAATAGGGAAAATCCCCTTACTCCATTCTGAATTTTCAAAATCCTTATAAACCCCTTTTTCTTTCGCTAAATTCGCGCTCGTGTCAATCGCATGGTAGCTGATTTGCTCCATTAAAGCGTCAATTTTTTCTAAATGCTCTTTAGACCCCCAAGCGATTTTGTGTTCTGCGAGCATTTGCGCTTCACCCATAACCCCCAACCCTATGGCTCTATTTTGCAAATTGGTGGCTTTGACTTTGCGGTTAGGGTAGAAATTCAAATCAATCACATTGTCTAAAAGCCTGACCATGATCGGCACGACTCTTTTAATGTCTTCTTCAGTGTTGATCTTGCTTAAATTGATGCTCGCTAAATTACACACCGCCGTTTGCCCATCTTTGGCGATTTTAGTAGCGATATAAATTTGTTTGCCTTTAAGAATATCCGTACTGGTGAGCTTGTTGGCGCATTTAGTGATGTTATTATCTGTGGTTACCAACTGCTTTTCTTCAAAAAAATCCATCGTGCCATCGGTGTATTCTATTTGCATGTAGTAATGATTAGGCGCAGTATTTTGAAAGATCTCCGTGCATAAATTAGACGATCGAATAATTCCTGCATGAGCGTTTGGATTGCACCGATTAGCATTATCTTTAAAAGCCAAGAAAGGCAAACCGGCTTCAAAATAATTCATCAAGATTTTTTTCCATAAATCTTTAGCGTTAATGTATTCTTTAATGATTTTAGGATCTTTTTCATACTCTAAATAGCGTTTTTCAAATTCTTGCCCATAAAGTTCAGAGAGATCCTTACACTCATAAGGATCAAATAAAGTCCACATCGCGTCTTCTAAAACCCTTTTCATGAACAAATCGCACACCCAAAGAGCCGGGAATAAATCATGCGCTCTTCGCCTTTCATCGCCGCTATTTTTCCTTAAATCAATGAACTCCATCACATCAATGTGCCAGATTTCCAAATACACCGCAATCGCGCCCTTTCGTGTGCCTAATTGATCAACTGCAATCGCCACATCATTAGCGATTTTTAAAAAGGGGATCGTGCCAGCGCTCGCATTTTTATGCCCATCAATATAGCTCCCGATAGATCGCACTAAAGAAAAATCCCAGCCAATCCCCCCACCGTATTTGGATAATAACGCCATTTCCTTATAGCTGTCAAAAATCCCTTCAATATTATCCGGCGTGCTGCCAATATAGCATGAGCTCAGCTGGTGCTTGGTGGTGCGAGCGTTCGCTAAAGTGGGGGTCGCGCACATCGCTTCAAATTTGCTTAAAACTTCATAAAATTCCAAAGCGATTTTGTTAGGTTCTTGTTCGTTTTGCGCTAAAAACATTGCAATGCTCATGAACATGTGTTGAGGCAATTCAATAGGGTAATTGTTAGCGTCTTTCAACAAATAGCGATCATACAAGGTTTTAATCCCCAAATAATTGAATTGAAAATCCCTTTCAGGCTTGATCTGGCTGTTTAAAAACTCTAGATCAAATTTTTCCTTAAAGCCCTTAAGGATACGACCCTTTTCTTCAGCGTTTTCAAAATACTCTTTTAAATGCCTATAACCTGTAAAACCGCTCACTTTATGGTATAAATCATACAAAAAAAGCCTTGAGGCGACAAAGCTCCAATTAGGCGTGTCAATATCTATCTTATCCACAGCGGTTTTAATCAAAGTTTGTTGGATTTCTTCAGTAGTGATCTTGTCTCTAAATTGCAACCTTGCATCCACTTCTAGCTCACTTTGGCTCACGCCCTCTAAATTGTCCGTAGCGTCCTTAGTGTATTTTTGGATTTTTGTAATGTCCAAAGGCTCAATGCGCCCGTTTCGTTTAACCACCGTAATCAAAATTTTTCCTTAAATTTGAATTAAATCGTTTGTTTTTTAAATTTGGAATTGTATCAATAAAAGCTTAAGAAAAAGAAAAGTTCAAGTTGGCTCTGTCCTATTAATGAGAATGAGTTTTAAAGTTTTTTAATTTTTTTATACCCCCCCATTTAATGCTATTTGAGTTAAATCACCACCCCCATTTAGCGCAAAGCTTAAGAAAATATTGAAACCCCACGATGACCAAACCCTCTATAAGGAAGTTGCTAGGATGCCCACAATACGCCGAAATTTCATGCATAGCAATAGCAAAGGGTATCGTTAAAAGCACCATATAAAAATCCCTTAGTCTTGCTCCTAACACAGCGTCATAAAACGCGCCAAAAAACCTAGCCTTAAAAATGGCTTTAAAAAACTTGGGGAATCCTTGCCAAGTTTCAATAATGAAATAACCTGCCGACCTGCCTTTTGGGTTGAACAAGAGGTTAGACAACAAAGCCGCTATTAGAGTCGTTAGCCACACATAATAGCTGTATTTAGGGTTAAAGATTGGATCGCTAGCCGAACCATTTATGTCATAAAAAATCCTATTGGTTATGGAGAAACAAATTGTAACGACCAAACCCATTGCTGTCTTGTATTCAGTATAACTCAAACGCTCTTTTGAGCCATTCAAGTTCTCTTTTGTAGTATCCATGTTATTTTCTTTCCCCATCACCTTGGCTCATTTGAGACTACCAAGCATGCCCAAAACTATAGCCGTAATCATAAACATCACGGATAGGTTCTCTTGGGGCTTGTGGTTCTTTAGCTTGTGGTTCTCTGTCTATGAAATCATGGATAAGATCTTCTACCCTATCGCCTATTTCCTGACCAAGCAAATACCCTCCAATAGTTCCTAAAGGCCCTTCACCTCTTCCTAAATATCCTCCAATAGCTCCTCCTACATCTCTGCCATGCTGACCCCTTGCCTCTATTTTAGGACCAGCTATAGCCACATTAGCCATTGCACCGCATAAAACCACTACACAACTCAATGTTTTTAACCCGCTCATAACAAATCCTTTCATCAATTGAGATTCAAGGCATGTTTGGCACACCTTGATAAGAATATTTATACCACAACCCTATTAAAAGCATTGTTACAGATCAGCCAAATATCACAAAAATCTCAATAAGTGTTTTGTTTATTCACAAATTATATGATTAAGGTAAATCGTTATTTAAAAATACGCTCAATAAGGTTTTAAAACAGCAGTTCTTTTCAAGCTCCTTAAGGCTTTTTAAAAAACTTAAAATACCCGTTTTCAATGTTGGTTTGAGGGGCACGCGAAAGGCTTAAAGAACCGCTAGGAATGTCTTTAGTGATGGTGGTGCCGCTGCCAATTAAAACATTAGAGCCGATAGTTATGGGCGCAACTAGCTGGCTATCGCTCCCTATAAAGACATTTTCACCGATGATCGTTTGGTGTTTCTTTTTGCCATCATAATTGCAAGTGATCACGCCAGCCCCTACATTTGTGTTTTTCCCTATCTCACAATCCCCCAAATAGCTCAAATGCCCTGCTTTAGTGCCTTGAAGTTTAGCGTTTTTCGTCTCTACAAAATTCCCCACATGGCTATCACAAATCACGCTTTTAGGGCGCGCATGGGCAAACGGCCCCACACTGCTGTTAATAATTTGGCTCTCTTCTATCACGCTATAAGCTTTAATATGCGCGTTTTCTATCAAACAATTCCCGCTCAAACGCACCCCTTGTTCTAAAACACACTCCCCCTTAAAACTCACGCTTTTTTCTAAGTAAATACTCTTGGGTAATTGCATCACTACCCCCAAATCCATAGCGTTTTTTCGCAGTCTTTCTAGCATGATTTCTTCAGCCTTTGCTCTTTCTGTTTGGCAATTCACCCCTAAAAAAGACTCTTCTTCTAAAAAAATGGCGTCAATTGTTTCATTCCCCTTAATACCCAGAGCGACTAAATCCGTAAGGTAGTATTCTTTTTGGGCGTTTTGGTTATGAAGTTTTTGCAAGTATTTTTCTAAAAACTTTCTTTCAAAAAAATACACGCCAGCGTTCACGCTTTTAATGGCTTTTTCTCCATCATTAGCGTCCTTTTCTTCTACAATCTTTTTAACTTGATGGTTTTCTAAAATAACGCGCCCATAACCTTTAGGGTCAGCCAAATGCAATAATCCTATGGCGTTATTGTGGCTTTTCAATAAGGGGGTTAAAGCGTCTTTAGTGATTAAAGGCATGTCTGCATTCAAGATTAAAATCCGCTCATGTTGGGTAAGAATGGGCGTTTTGTCTTCTTGCATGATAGCCCCACCTGTCCCTGAATATTTTTCCACGATTTGAGTGTGGAAAACCACTCCCTTAAAACGCTTTAAAACCGCTTCTTTAATGCGTTCTTGTTGGTGGTGCAAGATAAGATGCACATCGTTACTGATTGAAAAAACCACTTCTAAAATATAAAACAACATAGGCTCCCCGCAAAGAGTGTGCAAAGTCTTAGGCAGGCTAGAGTGCATGCGAGTGCCTTTTCCAGCGGCTAGTATGATCACAGAAAGCATTAAAATCCTTCAATTTAGGGGTTATTTTAGAGAATTTTAACATGCCTTATCTTATAATTTGACCTTGTTTTCCATCAAAGATTTAAGGCTAGAATTTTGCGTTTTTTCATTTTTTTCATTCTCATTTGCCCTTTAATATGCCCTTTAATGAGCGCTGATAGTGCACTACCTAGCGTCAATCTCTCTTTAAACGCCCCCAATGATCCCAAGCAACTCGTAACCACTCTTAATGTCATCGCTTTACTCACGCTTTTAGTTTTAGCCCCATCGTTGATTTTAGTGATGACGAGTTTCACCCGTTTGATCGTGGTGTTTTCTTTTTTAAGGACCGCTTTAGGCACGCAACAAACCCCACCCACTCAAATTTTAGTCTCACTCTCTTTGATATTGACTTTTTTCATCATGGAGCCTAGCTTGAAAAAGGCTTATGACACAGGGATCAAACCCTATATGGATAAAAAGATTTCTTACACCGAAGCGTTTGAAAAAAGCGCTCTGCCTTTTAAAGAGTTTATGCTTAAAAACACACGAGAAAAGGATCTAGCCCTTTTTTTTAGGATCAGAAACCTGCCTAACCCCAAAACCCCTGATGATGTGAGTTTGAGCGTTTTAATCCCGGCGTTTATGATAAGCGAATTGAAAACAGCGTTTCAAATCGGCTTTTTACTCTACTTGCCTTTTTTGGTGATTGATATGGTTATCAGCTCTATTTTAATGGCGATGGGTATGATGATGCTCCCGCCTGTAATGATTTCTTTACCCTTTAAAATTCTAGTGTTTATTTTAGTGGATGGGTTTAATTTATTGACCGAAAATTTAGTAGCGAGTTTTAAAATGGTGTAGCGTTAAAAAATTCAAGCCAAAAAAATGGCTTGAGAGAGGTTTAAAATT
This region includes:
- the glmU gene encoding bifunctional UDP-N-acetylglucosamine diphosphorylase/glucosamine-1-phosphate N-acetyltransferase GlmU, encoding MLSVIILAAGKGTRMHSSLPKTLHTLCGEPMLFYILEVVFSISNDVHLILHHQQERIKEAVLKRFKGVVFHTQIVEKYSGTGGAIMQEDKTPILTQHERILILNADMPLITKDALTPLLKSHNNAIGLLHLADPKGYGRVILENHQVKKIVEEKDANDGEKAIKSVNAGVYFFERKFLEKYLQKLHNQNAQKEYYLTDLVALGIKGNETIDAIFLEEESFLGVNCQTERAKAEEIMLERLRKNAMDLGVVMQLPKSIYLEKSVSFKGECVLEQGVRLSGNCLIENAHIKAYSVIEESQIINSSVGPFAHARPKSVICDSHVGNFVETKNAKLQGTKAGHLSYLGDCEIGKNTNVGAGVITCNYDGKKKHQTIIGENVFIGSDSQLVAPITIGSNVLIGSGTTITKDIPSGSLSLSRAPQTNIENGYFKFFKKP
- the fliP gene encoding flagellar type III secretion system pore protein FliP (The bacterial flagellar biogenesis protein FliP forms a type III secretion system (T3SS)-type pore required for flagellar assembly.), giving the protein MRFFIFFILICPLICPLMSADSALPSVNLSLNAPNDPKQLVTTLNVIALLTLLVLAPSLILVMTSFTRLIVVFSFLRTALGTQQTPPTQILVSLSLILTFFIMEPSLKKAYDTGIKPYMDKKISYTEAFEKSALPFKEFMLKNTREKDLALFFRIRNLPNPKTPDDVSLSVLIPAFMISELKTAFQIGFLLYLPFLVIDMVISSILMAMGMMMLPPVMISLPFKILVFILVDGFNLLTENLVASFKMV